One part of the Drosophila teissieri strain GT53w chromosome 3R, Prin_Dtei_1.1, whole genome shotgun sequence genome encodes these proteins:
- the LOC122621496 gene encoding uncharacterized protein LOC122621496: MTTSDEMGMGGNFCHDHIQHPLMWCDEKKRLVERKNAEESLRMWRRRKAEECARKEKDKQEYYDLFHQHCPWGRPGGGAPNVEVRRKDITAVGLHSTPTVTNAHRMNLLQPCRYNDFFSMQKKCHNNPLAAYHHHHHHAPPAPPPGGRLGHAHSVHHLQESGPRSSTVTICEREIPHKPGAGVGVNVAKNANGHVDIELRYKPSPPCKGKPLLEKIVVSESEQRCPLQEKLATQKKRLQAKLEKPPCKEPWGKAGPGGKPWRSPKEVGHTFMKSLGWTNKEMLKELDQDNPVTPAEKNTFRKSRPGKPPKPQRCCEMCTCNCPAMQNSPPKPSPLALPIPPGKKCPGPPVPPGPPPGKMLHHLKPQDCGGKPVRLCPRMASRAPCPGSTSTATPDASTAGGNGGPYAEGGGVELVPLLARRRGMHRPISLSSTDVTKRTPSHDRYASKHKHPPKNCQLTTTKIKCINSIIKNISHMKRLPKNLNCKLQCCSCDCPTALATGCCLKRLTLHIRQA; encoded by the exons ATGACGACTAGCGATGAAATGGGCATGGGCGGCAACTTCTGCCACGACCACATCCAGCATCCGCTGATGTGGTGCGACGAGAAGAAGCGTCTGGTGGAGCGCAAGAATGCGGAGGAGAGTCTTCGCATGTGGCGGCGCAGGAAGGCGGAGGAGTGTGCTCGCAAGGAGAAGGACAAGCAGGAG TACTACGACCTGTTTCACCAACATTGTCCTTGGGGTCGACCTGGTGGTGGTGCACCCAACGTAGAAGTGCGCCGCAAGGACATCACAGCCGTAGGCCTTCACTCCACGCCCACAGTG ACCAATGCCCACCGAATGAATCTGCTGCAGCCGTGCCGCTACAACGACTTCTTCTCCATGCAGAAAAAGTGCCACAACAACCCGCTGGCCGCctaccatcaccaccaccatcacgcACCGCCCGCCCCACCGCCGGGTGGTCGActgggccacgcccactcggtTCATCACCTGCAGGAGAGTGGTCCCAGGAGCAGCACCGTAACCATTTGCGAGCGGGAGATTCCCCACAAGCCCGGAGCGGGAGTTGGCGTCAATGTGGCCAAAAACGCCAACG GCCATGTGGACATAGAATTGCGATACAAGCCCTCTCCACCGTGCAAGGGCAAGCCGCTCCTGGAGAAGATCGTGGTTAGCGAGAGTGAACAGCGGTGTCCTTTGCAGGAAAAGCTGGCCACTCAGAAGAAGCGCCTGCAGGCCAAACTAGAAAAGCCG CCCTGCAAGGAGCCCTGGGGCAAGGCGGGTCCGGGCGGCAAGCCCTGGCGGAGTCCCAAGGAAGTGGGCCACACATTCATGAAGTCTCTG gGTTGGACGAACAAGGAGATGCTGAAGGAGTTGGACCAGGATAACCCGGTGACTCCGGCGGAGAAGAACACCTTTCGCAAGTCTCGACCGGGCAAGCCACCGAAACCACAGCGCTGCTGTGAGATGTGCACTTGCAACTGTCCCGCCATGCAAAACAGTCCGCCCAAGCCGTCGCCACTTGCACTGCCCATTCCGCCGGGAAAGAAGTGTCCGGGTCCGCCAGTTCCGCCAGGTCCGCCGCCCGGAAAGATGCTGCACCACTTGAAGCCGCAAGACTGCGGCGGCAAGCCCGTCAGGCTGTGCCCCCGCATGGCCTCCAGAGCTCCCTGCCCCGGGAGCACCAGTACCGCCACACCGGATGCCAGTACGGCGGGAGGAAACGGAGGACCCTATGCCGAGGGTGGCGGGGTGGAGCTGGTTCCCCTGCTGGCCAGAAGGCGTGGCATGCACCGTCCCATCAGTCTCTCCAGCACGGACGTGACCAAGAGGACGCCGTCGCACGATAGGTACGCATCCAAGCACAAGCATCCACCAAAGAACTGTCAGCTGACCACCACCAAGATCAAGTGCATCAACAGCATCATCAAGAACATCAGCCACATGAAGCGGCTGCCCAAGAATCTGAACTGCAAGCTGCAGTGTTGCAGTTGCGATTGCCCCACGGCCTTGGCCACGGGCTGCTGCCTCAAGCGGCTGACCCTGCACATTCGCCAGGCTTGA
- the LOC122621606 gene encoding LOW QUALITY PROTEIN: uncharacterized protein LOC122621606 (The sequence of the model RefSeq protein was modified relative to this genomic sequence to represent the inferred CDS: deleted 2 bases in 1 codon): protein MYVSPCKTNRTENRSNSNIRNVKNRTDINETIILLPTNRPTTRIQTAADMRYLHDLNVQISQNRRSVSVSKQLDRDLCNQHFDTFETFWGRPGHGARGDKINKLKLDNLLYGASESA, encoded by the exons ATGTATGTATCCCCGTGCAAAACAAATCGAACTGAAAATCGCTCT AATTCGAATATTCGTAATGTGAAAAATCGAACTGATATAAATGAAACTATAATATTGCTGCCCACCAATCGACCGACAACCAGGATTCAAACGGCCGCCGACATGCGCTATCTGCACGACCTGAATGTCCAGATATCCCAGAACCGTCGATCCGTCTCCGTTTCCAAGCAACTGGACAGGGATCTGTGCAACCAGCACTTCGACACCTTCGAAACGTTCTGGGGAAGACCAGGACATGGAGCCCGTGGCGACAAGATcaacaaactgaaactggaCAATCTGCTCTACGGCGCCAGCGAATCGGCGTAA
- the LOC122621925 gene encoding E3 SUMO-protein ligase MMS21-like has translation MEFNQHVDSALTTFVDNTKFFREMAEVVSDFSDDGQIQKLLEESARLRVEHAENLIRLKSKHQSLSQAVQQIQNLSSTIEEFEEEWKERSEAVEQKRINVKNIAEFKNFKKTVEVNGQANGASQDKDLIMEGIEETGGEIFSLYDPWSKALMKNPVRNEKCGHIYDRDSVMLIIKDNIGIRCPVLGCANRTYIQPAHLVEDANVQQKIQQRMAEEIEDGTASEEDEEQADED, from the coding sequence ATGGAGTTCAATCAGCATGTGGACTCCGCACTGACCACTTTTGTGGACAACACCAAGTTCTTCAGGGAAATGGCAGAGGTCGTGTCCGATTTCAGCGATGACGGGCAGATCCAGAAGCTGCTGGAGGAAAGCGCCCGGCTGCGCGTGGAGCACGCTGAGAATCTCATCCGTCTCAAGAGCAAGCACCAGTCACTCAGCCAGGCTGTGCAGCAGATCCAGAACTTGAGCTCCACCATCGAAGAGTTCGAGGAAGAGTGGAAGGAGCGCTCCGAAGCGGTGGAGCAGAAGCGCATCAATGTCAAGAACATAGCCGAGTTTAAGAACTTCAAGAAAACTGTGGAGGTCAATGGTCAAGCGAATGGCGCCAGCCAGGATAAGGACCTTATCATGGAAGGAATCGAAGAGACCGGCGGCGAGATCTTCTCGCTCTACGATCCCTGGTCTAAGGCCCTGATGAAGAACCCCGTGCGCAACGAGAAGTGCGGTCACATCTACGACCGCGATTCGGTGATGCTGATTATCAAGGACAACATTGGCATCCGATGTCCGGTGCTCGGCTGTGCCAACAGGACCTACATCCAGCCAGCGCACCTGGTTGAAGATGCCAACGTCCAGCAGAAGATACAACAGCGAATGGCCGAAGAGATTGAGGATGGCACTGCCtcggaggaggacgaggaacAGGCAGATGAGGATTGA